From Coffea arabica cultivar ET-39 chromosome 2e, Coffea Arabica ET-39 HiFi, whole genome shotgun sequence, the proteins below share one genomic window:
- the LOC140036349 gene encoding uncharacterized protein, protein MLRDNLLKAQNRMKQNADRLRSDRRFEVGDLVYLKLQPYRQTNVALRRNLKLSAKYYGPFKVLQKIGPVAYKLELPTGSAIHPVFHVSQLKPSTKGEPVQYSLSTLDEQGEVRVAPQAVLERRTKRRGGRATEQVLILWENLNQDDATWEDAAVIRSQFPDFPLQS, encoded by the coding sequence ATGCTCAGGGATAATTTGTTGAAGGCACAGAATAGGATGAAACAGAATGCTGATAGACTCAGGTCTGATAGAAGATTTGAGGTGGGAGACTTAGTCTATCTCAAGTTACAACCATATAGACAGACTAATGTGGCCCTGAGGAGGAACCTGAAGCTATCTGCTAAGTACTATGGACCTTTCAAGGTGCTGCAGAAAATAGGACCAGTGGCCTACAAACTAGAGCTGCCAACGGGTTCAGCAATCCATCCTGTGTTCCATGTCTCTCAGCTGAAGCCCTCTACTAAGGGGGAACCAGTCCAGTATTCTCTATCCACACTGGATGAACAAGGAGAGGTGCGAGTAGCACCCCAAGCTGTGCTGGAGAGGAGGACTAAGAGGAGGGGAGGTCGGGCTACAGAGCAGGTGTTAATCTTGTGGGAAAATCTGAACCAGGATGACGCTACTTGGGAAGATGCAGCGGTCATCAGGTctcagtttccagattttcccCTTCAATCCTAG